GCGCGCATGTTCCTGAAGCCCGGTACGTGCGTCGACAGATAGGCCGTTCCGGTAGGCGCGACCGCATATTCGGGCGGCATCGCGGCCTGGAAGTTGCCTGCAGCCCGGTCGGCGTCGGGCCGCACGGAATGGACTTTCAATGACGGCCCGAGCGCGAGGTACGTCGCAAGCATGCCAAGCACCAGTAGCGGAATGCCGTGGGTCTTGTTTTTCGACAGCACGAATCCGGCCAGGCCTGCGATGGCGATGGGGGCGATGAACGTCGTGAGCCACACTGATGCGTCGCCGAAGTAGGCCGAGTCGCTTCTCGGGGTGCTGATGCGGAGCACATCCCATAGCCACAGAAGTCCTTGGGTTGGCTGTACGAGCATGGTGACGTCGACGCCGAAGCCACGGAATACCGACAGCGGATCCGCTGCGAAGCTCTGCGTGCCGACGAATTGACGGTAAAGCACGAACGCGAGTCCGAAGTCCGCGGCATAAATCGGCATGCCGACGGCAAGCAGGCGTACCCTGCGGCCACTCGATCGCTTGAGCCAGCCCGCATACTGGACGAGTGAGCCGAAGGCGAACATGACGAACGTATAGCCGTCGGTGAAGACGGCCAGGCATGCGACGGCCGCAAGGGCGAGCGCCGATATCGCGATCGTCCGGGAGCGTCGTGCGTCGATCGCTTCGCATAGCCGGTGCGTCGTCCACAGATAAAGCGGCAACAGCGCGATCCCGATCGACAGCATCGAATAGCCGGAGTGCGCCCAAATGACCGGCATGGTTGCCCACACCAAGGCCAACGCCAGCGCATATCGCGCGGGGGCACCCAGTGCCGACGCATAGCGTTTCGAGCCCCACAGCGCGAGCGCCAGGAACAGCAACGTGGTCGTGCTGTACGCGTCGGCGGGGTTCAGCGGCGTGGCCGCAAGCATAGCGCTTTCCACCAGCGCGCCGGATAGGCCGAACGCAATCGGCGCGGGGACGGGGAGGCCGAAATTGTGGACGAAGATCGATGGCCATCCGCTGTTTGCGAAAGACTGGGCGAACGACGAAATCCACAGTGCCTGACCGAGTGTCGGAAGGGCGATGAATGGCACGGCCCCGTAGATGACGGCAACAATCGATAGCGCGACCGCGAACGGCAGCGACTCGCGCAAGGTTGATCCTAACGGATGCTGGCTTGTTGGAGTGGTACGCATATCCGGGTCAGTGTGGGGGCCTGGGCACCAGGGCGGCGCCGACAAAGAACATCAGGTCGCCGGCTACCGTCACCATGCGGCCGAGGACAATCGCGGTGATGAGGTCCGCTTGTCCGACGACACCATGCATCAGCCAGTACAGGACGGCTTCGCGAACGCCCACGCCCGCTGGTGCACCGGGCGTGACGAGCCCGGCGAGCCAGGCAATGACATAGGCGCCGCATACGGGCAACCAGAATGCGGCATCGTGCGTGTCGATCTTCGCGTGTTGCACCGTGATCGCCAGCAGGGCGCTGAAGATCAGCCCGGAGACGAGCAGAAACGCTGCATACAGCGATACCGCCCGGGCAATGCAAAGGGACCAGCAGGTCCGGATGCCCGACACGGCAATGGCAAGCGCGCCCGCGAACGCAGCGATGGCGGTTGCCGTGCCGATCACCGGCCATTTGAGCGGTGCCGCCATCAGTGCAAACGGAAGGGCGGTCGACGCAATGACCGCTAGTTCCCACACGATCGATTTGGCAACGGGCCATGCAGGCAGGCCCGCAGCAACGCAAATCGCTTGTCGGCCAGCGAGATGGAAAATGTTGCCCGGCGTATATTTGGCAAGCTGCGAGACGCCGTACGTCTTGATCGCCCAGAGGCGCGACGACGTGACACCGTGGTGGGTGAGCAACTGCAGCCAGGCCAGTGCAAGCAGCATGCCGCAAGCCCCGTAACCGGCGCCGAGTGTCGCTACGGCGCTCCAGGTAACGGCCGAGAAAGTGTCGAGCGAAAGCTGGTGGCTGTACTCGACGAGCTTCACGCCGACGAAGATCGTGCCGAGTGCGCCCAGCGCGCTACCGGTGACGTGTATCCAGCGTCGTTGCTGCTTGCCTAACTTCACTACCGTGCGGCGATGCGAGGGCGGCAAAGCAACATCGTCCACGGCAAGGGGGTGCGCACACACAAGATGTCGAAGCGCGTGGAAACGAATGCGATGAATGCCCGTTTCGACCAGCGCTGTATGTGGCCGGGCGTGTTCCCGAGGGCGGAGATATATTTGCCTCGCGCGACATTCATCGCGCTCCAGACCGGTTCGCGCGGAACGCTGAAAATCACGTGGCGAGCGCCGAGCGTCGCGATGTTGCGCAGCGCGACTTCCGGCTGCTCGAGATGTTCCAGCACTTCGCAACAGACGACGAGATCCGCTTGTATGTCCTGCGCTTCGATCCGATAGACGTCCTGGCGGGAGAAATGCGCCGGGTCGACGCACTGCGTCACGGCGTTCTCCTGCGCCAGCTCGATCACGCGAGTAGAAAAATCGCTTCCCGTGGCCTGAAGGCCCTGTTGTCGCCACCGCAGGACCCAGTAGCCTTCGCCGCAGCCGATTTCATGGATCGACGATGGTGCCGCTTGCGTTACGAAATCGGTCAACGCGTCGTCGAAACCTCGCATGAGGCGCCGCACGATCGGATTCGTCGAGCCGTACTTGTCGTAGTTGTTGCCAACGACGATGCCCTGTTCGGCCATGCCACCCGACATCTTCATTGAACGACCCCGAAGGCGCGCGTGGTTTCCTTCTCGACCGCGGCGACGTGGCCGCGGTTCGCTTGTGTCTGTTTGGTCGGGGCAGCAGGGTCGAGATCCGTTTGCATCTGCTTGACCGCGAAGCGTACGTCCTCGAGCAGTTTGCGGTTGGTCGACAGGAGGTCTGCAACGATGGCGATCAACAGCGTCTGGAATCCGGCGCCGACGAGGATCGATGCAAGGATGAGGGACTGGACGTGTCCGGTGCCGTTGCCGGTCGCCCAGAAGTAGACGAAGCGCAGTCCGGTCAGTACACCCGTGCCGAACAGAATGGCACCGAGCGTGCCGAAAAATGCGGCAGGCCGATAGATGACGAAGATCCTGAAGATCGTGTGGGCCGATCGCATCACGTACGAGTGGATGCTTTTGACCAGGCGAGACGGTCGCAGGAACCCGTTGACGCGGATCGGTACCGAGACGATCGACATGTTGCGCTGCCCTGCCTGGATGATCGTTTCCAGGGTGTAGGTGTAATCGCTGAATACTGTCAGGCGTTGGGCGGCATGGCGGCTGTAGGCGCGAAAACCGCTCGTCGTATCGGGAATCTCGGTACGGCTGACTGCACGAACCACCCAGCTGCCGATTTTCTGCAGCGATTTCTTGATCGGCGAGAAATGATCGATTTCGTCGATCGGCCGTGACCCGACTACGATATCGGCTTCACCCGCATATATAGGCCGAATGAGCGCGGGAATATCGGCTGCATTGTATTGGTTGTCGGCGTCGGTATTGACGATGACATCGGCGCCGCGTTTCAGGCAGGCTTCGAGCCCGGTCGTGAACGCGCGCGCCAAGCCCTGGTTGCGCGGATGTCGGACGATGTGGTCGACACCGGCGGCGCGCGCTACATCGACTGTCGAGTCGGTGCTGCCGTCGTCGACGATCAACCATTCGACCCTATCAAAACCCGGCACTCGGCGAGGCAATGCCGCCAGC
This region of Burkholderia contaminans genomic DNA includes:
- a CDS encoding class I SAM-dependent methyltransferase yields the protein MKMSGGMAEQGIVVGNNYDKYGSTNPIVRRLMRGFDDALTDFVTQAAPSSIHEIGCGEGYWVLRWRQQGLQATGSDFSTRVIELAQENAVTQCVDPAHFSRQDVYRIEAQDIQADLVVCCEVLEHLEQPEVALRNIATLGARHVIFSVPREPVWSAMNVARGKYISALGNTPGHIQRWSKRAFIAFVSTRFDILCVRTPLPWTMLLCRPRIAAR
- a CDS encoding glycosyltransferase family 2 protein; this encodes MKLIIQIPCFNEAATLPIALAALPRRVPGFDRVEWLIVDDGSTDSTVDVARAAGVDHIVRHPRNQGLARAFTTGLEACLKRGADVIVNTDADNQYNAADIPALIRPIYAGEADIVVGSRPIDEIDHFSPIKKSLQKIGSWVVRAVSRTEIPDTTSGFRAYSRHAAQRLTVFSDYTYTLETIIQAGQRNMSIVSVPIRVNGFLRPSRLVKSIHSYVMRSAHTIFRIFVIYRPAAFFGTLGAILFGTGVLTGLRFVYFWATGNGTGHVQSLILASILVGAGFQTLLIAIVADLLSTNRKLLEDVRFAVKQMQTDLDPAAPTKQTQANRGHVAAVEKETTRAFGVVQ